The Primulina eburnea isolate SZY01 chromosome 8, ASM2296580v1, whole genome shotgun sequence genome contains a region encoding:
- the LOC140840075 gene encoding long chain acyl-CoA synthetase 1-like isoform X2, which produces MEKFGVKVEEGREGRDGKPSVGPVYRNLLAEHAFPSIHPELSTAWQIFRTSFEKYPDNRMLGWRELVDGKWGPYKWKTYKEAYLETLLVGSALRAHGIEPGARVGIYGANCPQWIVAMEACNAHSLICVPLYDTLGARAVNYIIDHAELDIVFVQDKKVKQLMSPECTSAQRIEFIVCFSSLTEEQRDEAAAIGIKPYSWTEFLAVGREKPSEIFAPKPSDTCTIMYTSGTSGDPKGVILTHENIITCISGVEKFMEQFEDKMTVDDVYISFLPLAHILDRMIEEFFFYKGASVGYYHGEINEIRDDLVELKPTFLAGVPRVFERVHEGVLKAVEELNPRRRKIFSWLYKYKLFWMNRGYKQKDASPLADLLAFGKVKNRLGGRIRLIVSGGAPLSTEIEEFLRVTSCAFVVQGYGLTESCGLATLGFPDEMCMIGTVGSSFMYTEIRLEEVPEMGYDPLADPSRGEICIKGKSAFAGYYKNPELTQEVVQDGWFHTGDIGEMLPNGIIRIIDRKKNLIKLSQGEYVAVEYLEKVYGITPIVEDIWVYGDSFKSKLVAVVVPNEDNTMKWGKQNGHKESTFLELCSLNQLKDHIILELKSTADRNKLRGFEYIKDIIVEPELFELSEKELVTATLKKRRDRMLKNYKEEIDGLYRVLNKAK; this is translated from the exons ATGGAGAAGTTCGGTGTCAAGGTGGAAGAAGGAAGGGAAGGCCGAGATGGAAAGCCATCCGTTGGTCCCGTGTATCGTAATCTACTCGCGGAGCATGCGTTTCCGTCGATTCATCCTGAGTTATCTACCGCTTGGCAAATTTTCAG AACTTCCTTTGAAAAGTACCCTGACAATAGAATGCTGGGATGGCGTGAGTTGGTCGACGGAAAG TGGGGCCCTTACAAGTGGAAGACATACAAGGAAGCGTACCTGGAAACTCTGCTTGTTGGTTCGGCATTGCGAGCGCATGGCATTGAACCT GGAGCTCGAGTTGGAATTTATGGCGCAAATTGTCCTCAGTGGATTGTGGCAATGGAG GCCTGCAATGCTCACAGTTTAATTTGTGTTCCTCTCTACGACACCCTTG GGGCTAGAGCTGTGAACTACATAATAGATCATGCTGAGCTTGATATCGTTTTCGTTCAAGATAAGAAAGTGAAACAA CTAATGAGCCCTGAATGCACCAGTGCTCAAAGGATAGAAT TTATTGTGTGCTTCTCTTCATTGACAGAGGAACAGCGGGACGAAGCAGCCGCTATTGGCATCAAACCTTACTCTTGGACCGAATTTCTTGCTGTG GGAAGAGAAAAGCCATCGGAAATTTTTGCACCAAAGCCATCTGATACGTGCACGATTATGTATACAAGCGGAACCAGCGGCGATCCaaaaggtgtaattttgacccaTGAAAACATTATAACATGCATTAGCGGGGTCGAAAAATTCATGGAGCAATTCGAAGACAAG ATGACAGTGGACGATGTGTACATATCTTTCCTACCCCTTGCTCACATTCTCGATCGCATGATTGAAGAATTCTTTTTCTACAAGGGTGCTTCGGTCGGATACTATCATGGG GAAATCAACGAAATAAGGGACGATTTGGTGGAGTTGAAACCAACATTTTTGGCAGGAGTACCTCGAGTTTTTGAAAGAGTGCATGAAg GGGTCCTCAAAGCTGTTGAAGAACTCAACCCTAGGAGGAGGAAGATTTTCAGCTGGCTTTACAAATA CAAACTTTTTTGGATGAATCGCGGGTACAAACAAAAAGATGCATCACCACTGGCTGATCTACTTGCTTTTGGAAAG GTCAAAAACAGGTTAGGTGGAAGGATCCGTCTCATAGTGTCCGGGGGTGCGCCATTgagcactgagatagaagaaTTCCTACGGGTCACATCCTGTGCTTTTGTGGTACAAGGATAtg GGTTGACTGAGAGTTGTGGATTGGCAACGCTGGGTTTTCCAGATGAGATGTGCATGATTGGAACAGTTGGCTCTTCTTTCATGTATACTGAAATCCGTCTGGAGGAAGTTCCAGAGATGGGCTATGATCCACTTGCGGATCCTTCTCGTGGTGAAATATGCATCAAAGGGAAATCAGCGTTTGCAGGATACTACAAGAACCCAGAGTTGACTCAGGAAGTAGTCCAAGACGGATGGTTCCATACTG GTGACATTGGAGAGATGTTACCAAATGGAATCATTAGAATTATCGACAGGAAAAAGAACCTAATCAAGCTCTCTCAGGGAGAGTATGTTGCAGTTGAATATCTTGAAAAAGTTTATGGTATCACCCCTATTGTGGAAGAT ATATGGGTGTACGGCGATAGCTTCAAGTCGAAGCTAGTCGCAGTCGTCGTTCCCAACGAAGACAACACCATGAAATGGGGAAAGCAGAATGGCCATAAAGAATCCACCTTCCTGGAGCTATGCTCTTTAAACCAGCTCAAAGATCACATCATCCTTGAGCTCAAATCTACAGCCGACAGAAATAAG CTGAGAGGTTTCGAGTACATCAAAGATATAATCGTGGAACCTGAGCTATTTGAATTGTCTGAAAAAGAATTGGTGACAGCAACATTGAAGAAGAGACGAGACAGAATGCTCAAGAATTACAAG GAGGAAATTGATGGGCTCTATCGAGTGCTGAACAAAGCGAAGTAG
- the LOC140838053 gene encoding uncharacterized protein codes for MAANSTGKEGIGNEEEFVYRISTAEEWEELRRTGCTYGGNVDKSTACFHLSMLHQVQSTLQNFFSNVKEDLYLLQIDVKKLGSGLIYEAVDDESNIRFPHFYGPSRSFCPLSLDAVLKAEKLTLCDDKFKCSSFSI; via the exons atggctgccaattctacaGGTAAAGAGGGAATTGGAAATGAGGAGGAATTTGTGTACAGAATCAGCACCGCCGAGGAGTGGGAGGAGCTCCGGAGAACTGGTTGCACCTACGGCGGAAATGTAGACAAATCAACTGCTTGTTTTCACCTGAGCATGCTCCATCAG GTGCAATCGACTTTACAGAACTTTTTCTCGAACGTGAAGGAGGATCTGTACCTACTTCAGATTGATGTAAAGAAG CTTGGGAGCGGCTTGATTTATGAAGCCGTGGACGATGAGTCAAATATTCGGTTTCCTCATTTCTACGGTCCATCACGGAGTTTCTGTCCTTTGTCTCTTGATGCTGTGTTGAAAGCTGAGAAGCTGACGCTATGTGATGACAAATTTAAATGCAGCAGCTTCAGCATTTaa
- the LOC140840075 gene encoding long chain acyl-CoA synthetase 1-like isoform X1 produces MKFRENWSYIHISTSVVDSADFSGGMEKFGVKVEEGREGRDGKPSVGPVYRNLLAEHAFPSIHPELSTAWQIFRTSFEKYPDNRMLGWRELVDGKWGPYKWKTYKEAYLETLLVGSALRAHGIEPGARVGIYGANCPQWIVAMEACNAHSLICVPLYDTLGARAVNYIIDHAELDIVFVQDKKVKQLMSPECTSAQRIEFIVCFSSLTEEQRDEAAAIGIKPYSWTEFLAVGREKPSEIFAPKPSDTCTIMYTSGTSGDPKGVILTHENIITCISGVEKFMEQFEDKMTVDDVYISFLPLAHILDRMIEEFFFYKGASVGYYHGEINEIRDDLVELKPTFLAGVPRVFERVHEGVLKAVEELNPRRRKIFSWLYKYKLFWMNRGYKQKDASPLADLLAFGKVKNRLGGRIRLIVSGGAPLSTEIEEFLRVTSCAFVVQGYGLTESCGLATLGFPDEMCMIGTVGSSFMYTEIRLEEVPEMGYDPLADPSRGEICIKGKSAFAGYYKNPELTQEVVQDGWFHTGDIGEMLPNGIIRIIDRKKNLIKLSQGEYVAVEYLEKVYGITPIVEDIWVYGDSFKSKLVAVVVPNEDNTMKWGKQNGHKESTFLELCSLNQLKDHIILELKSTADRNKLRGFEYIKDIIVEPELFELSEKELVTATLKKRRDRMLKNYKEEIDGLYRVLNKAK; encoded by the exons atgaaattCAGAGAGAACTggtcatatatacatatatccaCATCTGTAGTG GATTCTGCTGATTTCAGCGGAGGAATGGAGAAGTTCGGTGTCAAGGTGGAAGAAGGAAGGGAAGGCCGAGATGGAAAGCCATCCGTTGGTCCCGTGTATCGTAATCTACTCGCGGAGCATGCGTTTCCGTCGATTCATCCTGAGTTATCTACCGCTTGGCAAATTTTCAG AACTTCCTTTGAAAAGTACCCTGACAATAGAATGCTGGGATGGCGTGAGTTGGTCGACGGAAAG TGGGGCCCTTACAAGTGGAAGACATACAAGGAAGCGTACCTGGAAACTCTGCTTGTTGGTTCGGCATTGCGAGCGCATGGCATTGAACCT GGAGCTCGAGTTGGAATTTATGGCGCAAATTGTCCTCAGTGGATTGTGGCAATGGAG GCCTGCAATGCTCACAGTTTAATTTGTGTTCCTCTCTACGACACCCTTG GGGCTAGAGCTGTGAACTACATAATAGATCATGCTGAGCTTGATATCGTTTTCGTTCAAGATAAGAAAGTGAAACAA CTAATGAGCCCTGAATGCACCAGTGCTCAAAGGATAGAAT TTATTGTGTGCTTCTCTTCATTGACAGAGGAACAGCGGGACGAAGCAGCCGCTATTGGCATCAAACCTTACTCTTGGACCGAATTTCTTGCTGTG GGAAGAGAAAAGCCATCGGAAATTTTTGCACCAAAGCCATCTGATACGTGCACGATTATGTATACAAGCGGAACCAGCGGCGATCCaaaaggtgtaattttgacccaTGAAAACATTATAACATGCATTAGCGGGGTCGAAAAATTCATGGAGCAATTCGAAGACAAG ATGACAGTGGACGATGTGTACATATCTTTCCTACCCCTTGCTCACATTCTCGATCGCATGATTGAAGAATTCTTTTTCTACAAGGGTGCTTCGGTCGGATACTATCATGGG GAAATCAACGAAATAAGGGACGATTTGGTGGAGTTGAAACCAACATTTTTGGCAGGAGTACCTCGAGTTTTTGAAAGAGTGCATGAAg GGGTCCTCAAAGCTGTTGAAGAACTCAACCCTAGGAGGAGGAAGATTTTCAGCTGGCTTTACAAATA CAAACTTTTTTGGATGAATCGCGGGTACAAACAAAAAGATGCATCACCACTGGCTGATCTACTTGCTTTTGGAAAG GTCAAAAACAGGTTAGGTGGAAGGATCCGTCTCATAGTGTCCGGGGGTGCGCCATTgagcactgagatagaagaaTTCCTACGGGTCACATCCTGTGCTTTTGTGGTACAAGGATAtg GGTTGACTGAGAGTTGTGGATTGGCAACGCTGGGTTTTCCAGATGAGATGTGCATGATTGGAACAGTTGGCTCTTCTTTCATGTATACTGAAATCCGTCTGGAGGAAGTTCCAGAGATGGGCTATGATCCACTTGCGGATCCTTCTCGTGGTGAAATATGCATCAAAGGGAAATCAGCGTTTGCAGGATACTACAAGAACCCAGAGTTGACTCAGGAAGTAGTCCAAGACGGATGGTTCCATACTG GTGACATTGGAGAGATGTTACCAAATGGAATCATTAGAATTATCGACAGGAAAAAGAACCTAATCAAGCTCTCTCAGGGAGAGTATGTTGCAGTTGAATATCTTGAAAAAGTTTATGGTATCACCCCTATTGTGGAAGAT ATATGGGTGTACGGCGATAGCTTCAAGTCGAAGCTAGTCGCAGTCGTCGTTCCCAACGAAGACAACACCATGAAATGGGGAAAGCAGAATGGCCATAAAGAATCCACCTTCCTGGAGCTATGCTCTTTAAACCAGCTCAAAGATCACATCATCCTTGAGCTCAAATCTACAGCCGACAGAAATAAG CTGAGAGGTTTCGAGTACATCAAAGATATAATCGTGGAACCTGAGCTATTTGAATTGTCTGAAAAAGAATTGGTGACAGCAACATTGAAGAAGAGACGAGACAGAATGCTCAAGAATTACAAG GAGGAAATTGATGGGCTCTATCGAGTGCTGAACAAAGCGAAGTAG